A genomic stretch from Xiphophorus maculatus strain JP 163 A chromosome 14, X_maculatus-5.0-male, whole genome shotgun sequence includes:
- the LOC111611067 gene encoding mucin-5AC-like, with product TTEAPTTTTAAPTTTTIPSTTTATPSTTTAAPSTTTEALTTTTVAPTTRTETPTTTTAAPTTTTAAATTTASPTTTTAAPTTTTDAPTTTTIPSTTTAAPTTTTAAPTTTTAARTTTTAAPTTTTIPSTTTPAPSTTTAAPTTTTVAATTTVSPTTTTASETTTASPTTTAAPTTTTDAPTTTTIPSTTTAAPTTTTAAPTTTTAAPTTTTAAPTTTTIPSTTTAAPTTTTASPTTTTVAATTTVSPTTTTASETTTASPTTTTAAPTTTTDAPTTTTIPSTTTAAPTTTTAARTTTTAAPTTTTIPSTTTPAPSTTTADATTTTEALTTTTVAPTTRTETPTTTTAAPTTTTEAATTTVSPTTTTASATTTASPTTTTAAPTTTTDAPTTTTIPSTTTAAPTTTTAAPTTTTAAPTKTTETPTSTTAALTTTTTAAPTTTTAAATTTASPTTTTAAPTTTTDAPTTTTIPSTTTAAPTTTTAAPTTTTAAPTTTTAAPTTTTIPSTATAAPTTTTAAPTTTTVAATTTVSPTTTTASETTTASPTTTTAAPTTTTDAPTTTTIPSTTTAAPTTTTAARTTTTAAPTTTTIPSTTTPAPSTTTADATTTTEALTTTTVAPTTRTETPTTTTAAPT from the exons accacagaagctccaaccacaaccacagctgctccaaccacaacaacaattccttcaaccacaacagctacaccaagcacaaccacagcagctccaagcacaacaacagaagctctaaccacaactacagttgctccaaccacaagaacagagacaccaaccacaacaacagcagctccaaccacaaccacagcggctgctaccacaacagcttctccaaccacaaccacagcagctccaaccacaaccactgacgctccaaccacaacaacaattccttcaaccacaacagctgcaccaaccacaaccacagcagctccaaccacaaccacagcagctcgaaccacaaccacagctgctccaaccacaacaacaattccttcaaccacaacaccTGCACCaagcacaaccacagcagctccaaccacaaccacagtggctgctaccacaacagtttctccaaccacaaccacagcttctgaaaccacaacagcttctcca acaaccacagcagctccaaccacaaccactgacgctccaaccacaacaacaattccttcaaccacaacagctgcaccaaccacaaccacagcagctccaaccacaaccacagctgctccaaccacaacaacagctgctccaaccacaacaacaattccttcaaccacaacagctgcaccaaccacaaccacagcatctccaaccacaaccacagtggctgctaccacaacagtttctccaaccacaaccacagcttctgaaaccacaacagcttctccaaccacaaccacagcggctccaaccacaaccactgatgctccaaccacaacaacaattccttcaaccacaacagctgcaccaaccacaaccacagcagctcgaaccacaaccacagctgctccaaccacaacaacaattccttcaaccacaacaccTGCACCAAGCACAACCACAGCAGatgcaaccacaacaacagaagctctaaccacaactacagtagctccaaccacaagaacagagacaccaaccacaacaacggcagctccaaccacaaccacagaggctgctaccacaacagtttctccaaccacaaccacagcttctgcaaccacaacagcttctccaaccacaaccacagcagctccaaccacaaccacagatgctccaaccacaacaacaattccttcaaccacaacagctgcaccaaccacaaccacagcagctccaaccacaaccacagctgctccaaccaaaacaacagagacaccaacctcaacaacagctgcactgaccacaacc acaacagcagctccaaccacaaccacagcggctgctaccacaacagcttctccaaccacaaccacagcagctccaaccacaaccactgacGCTCctaccacaacaacaattccttcaaccacaacagctgcaccaaccacaaccacagcagctccaaccacaaccacagctgctccaaccacaacaacagctgctccaaccacaacaacaattccttcaaccgcaacagctgcaccaaccacaaccacagcagctccaaccacaaccacagtggctgctaccacaacagtttctccaaccacaaccacagcttctgaaaccacaacagcttctccaaccacaaccacagcggctccaaccacaaccactgatgctccaaccacaacaacaattccttcaaccacaacagctgcaccaaccacaaccacagcagctcgaaccacaaccacagctgctccaaccacaacaacaattccttcaaccacaacaccTGCACCAAGCACAACCACAGCAGatgcaaccacaacaacagaagctctaaccacaactacagtagctccaaccacaagaacagagacaccaaccacaacaacggcagctccaacc
- the LOC111611068 gene encoding mucin-2-like, producing the protein TTAAPTTRTIHSTTTVAPTTTTAAPTTTTEALTTTTVAPTTTTVAPTTTTEALTTTTAVPTTTTAAATTTASPTTTTVAPTTTTVAPTTTIIPSTTTAAPTTTTAAPTTTTEAQTTTTVAPTTTTETPTTTTAAPTTTTAAATTTVAPTTTTAVPTTTTIPSTTTAAPTTTVVPTTRTETPTTTTAAPTTTTAAATTTIPSTTTAAPTTTTAAPTTTTAAPTTTTAAPTTTTIPSTTTAAPTTTTAAPTTTTAAPTTTTDAPTTTTIPSTTTAAPTTTTAAPTTTTDAPITTTIPSTTTVEPTTTTAAATTTTIPSTTTAAPSTRTETPTTTTAARTTTTAAATTTVSPTTTTASATTTASPTTTTAAPTTTTEAPTTTTAAPTTTTVAPTTTTAAPTTRANHSTTTVATTTTTAAPTTTTEALTTTTVAPTTTTAAPTTTTAAATTTVTTAAPTTTTAAATTTTSPTTTTVAPTTTTFAPTTTIIPSTTTAAPTTTTAAPTTTTEVLTTTTVAPTTTTETPTTTTAAPTTTTAAATTTVAPTTTTAAPTTTTAAPTTTTIPSTTTAAPTTTTAAPTTTTAAPTATTAAPTTTTIPSTTTAAPTTTTAAPTTATAAPTTTTIPSTTTAAPTTTTAAPTTTTIHSTTTAAPSTTTAAPTTTTEALTTTTVAPTTRTETPTTTTAAPTTTTAAVTTTIPSTTTAAPTTTTAAPTTTTAAPTTTTAAP; encoded by the exons accacagcagctccaaccacaagaaCAATTCAttcaaccacaacagttgcaccaaccacaaccacagcagctccaaccacaacaacagaagctctaaccacaactacagttgctccaaccacaaccactgtagctccgaccacaacaacagaagctctaaccacaacaacagctgttccaaccacaaccacagctgctgcaaccacaacagcttctccaaccacaaccacagtagctccgaccacaacaacagttgctccaaccacaacaataattccttcaaccacaacagctgcaccaaccacaaccacagcagctccaaccacaacaacagaagctcaaaccacaactacagttgctccaaccacaacaacagagacaccaaccacaacaacagcagctccaaccacaaccacagcggctgcaaccacaacagttgctccaaccacaaccacagctgttccaaccacaacaacaattccttcaaccacaacagctgcaccaaccaca ACAGTAGTTCCAACCACaagaacagagacaccaaccacaacaacggcagctccaaccacaaccacagcggctgctaccacaacaattccttcaaccacaacagctgcaccaaccacaaccacagcagctccaaccacaaccacggctgctccaaccacaacaacagctgctccaaccacaacaacaattccttcaaccacaacagctgcaccaaccacaaccacagctgcaccaaccacaaccacagcagctccaaccacaaccacagatgctccaaccacgacaacaattccttcaaccacaacagctgcaccaaccacaaccacagcagctccaaccacaaccacagatgctccaatcacaacaacaattccttcaaccacaacagttgaaccaaccacaaccacagctgctgcaaccacaacaacaattccttcaaccacaacagctgcaccaagcacaagaacagagacaccaaccacaacaacggcAGCTcgaaccacaaccacagcggctgctACCACGacagtttctccaaccacaaccacagcttctgcaaccacaacagcttctccaaccacaaccacagcagctccaaccacaacaacagaagctccaaccacaaccacagcagctccgaccacaaccacagttgctccaaccacaaccacagcagctccaaccacaagagCAAATCAttcaaccacaacagttgcaacaaccacaaccacagcagctccaaccacaacaacagaagctctgaccacaactacagttgctccaaccacaacaacagcagctccaaccacaaccacagcggctgcaaccacaacagtt acaacagctgctccaaccacaaccacagctgctgcaaccacaacaacttctccaaccacaaccacagtagctccgaccacaacaacatttgctccaaccacaacaataattccttcaaccacaacagctgcaccaaccacaaccacagcagctccaaccacaacaacagaagttctaaccacaactacagttgctccaaccacaacaacagagacaccaaccacaacaacagcagctccaaccacaaccacagcggctgcaaccacaacagttgctccaaccacaaccacagcagctccgaccacaaccacagctgctccaaccacaacaacaattccttcaaccacaacagctgcaccaaccacaaccacagcagctccaaccacaaccacagctgctccaaccgcaacaacagctgctccaacaacaacaacaattccttcaaccacaacagctgcaccaaccacaaccacagcagctccaaccacagccacagctgctccaaccacaacaacaattccttcaaccacaacagcagctccaaccacaaccacagctgctccaaccacaacaacaattcattcaaccacaacagctgcaccaagcacaaccacagcagctccaaccacaacaacagaagctctaaccacaactacagtagctccaaccacaagaacagagacaccaaccacaacaacggcagctccaaccacaaccacagcggctgttaccacaacaattccttcaaccacaacagctgcaccaaccacaaccacagcagctccaaccacaaccacggctgctccaaccacaacaacagctgctcca
- the LOC111610773 gene encoding integumentary mucin C.1-like, translated as APTTAASTTTTEAPTTTTIAPTTTIPSTTTAATTTNTATPTTTTAAPTTTTIPSTTTAAPTTTTEAPTTTTAAPTTTTIPSTTTATPSTTTAAPSTTTEALTTTTVAPTTRTETPTTTTAAPTTTTAAATTTASPTTTTAAPTTTTDAPTTTTIPSTTTAAPTTTTAAPTTTTAAPTTTTAAPTTTTIPSTTTAAPTTTTAAPTTTTVAATTTVSPTT; from the coding sequence gcaccaaccacagcagcttcaaccacaacaacagaagctccaaccacaacaacaatagctccgacgacaacaattccttcaaccacaacagctgcaacaaccacaaacacagcaactccaaccacgaccacagctgctccaaccacaacaacaattccttcaaccacaacagctgcaccaaccacaaccacagaagctccaaccacaaccacagctgctccaaccacaacaacaattccttcaaccacaacagctacaccaagcacaaccacagcagctccaagcacaacaacagaagctctaaccacaactacagttgctccaaccacaagaacagagacaccaaccacaacaacagcagctccaaccacaaccacagcggctgctaccacaacagcttctccaaccacaaccacagcagctccaaccacaaccactgacGCTCctaccacaacaacaattccttcaaccacaacagctgcaccaaccacaaccacagcagctccaaccacaaccacagctgctccaaccacaacaacagctgctccaaccacaacaacaattccttcaaccacaacagctgcaccaaccacaaccacagcagctccaaccacaaccacagtggctgctaccacaacagtttctccaaccaca